In Clostridium sp. SY8519, one genomic interval encodes:
- a CDS encoding electron transport complex subunit E, whose amino-acid sequence MSKCIERIYNGLIKENPTLVMLIGMCPTLAVTTSAANGIGMGLSTTVVLVLSNMIISMLRNIIPDGVRIPAFIVVVASLVTIVQFLLEGYIPDLYESLGIYIPLIVVNCIILGRAESYASKNPVLPSIFDGIGMGLGFTWALTMIGIVRELLGAGQIFGVQVLPLADAASGKAGFTPITIFVLAPGAFFVLAMLIAIMNTIRAKAEKKGKPLPAASGCLGGDCATCGNGVCISRSAVVAVGDTAAQKTEE is encoded by the coding sequence ATGAGTAAATGTATCGAACGTATCTACAATGGTCTGATCAAGGAGAACCCTACCCTGGTCATGCTGATTGGTATGTGTCCGACACTGGCAGTTACCACTTCGGCAGCCAACGGTATCGGTATGGGCCTTTCCACAACCGTGGTACTGGTTCTCTCCAATATGATTATCTCCATGCTTCGTAATATTATTCCGGACGGGGTACGTATCCCCGCGTTTATCGTAGTAGTTGCTTCCCTGGTAACAATCGTTCAGTTCCTGTTGGAAGGCTACATTCCGGATCTGTATGAATCACTGGGAATCTATATCCCTCTGATTGTTGTAAACTGCATCATTCTCGGCCGTGCCGAAAGTTATGCATCCAAGAACCCTGTCCTTCCGTCCATTTTCGACGGTATCGGTATGGGTCTCGGATTTACCTGGGCACTGACCATGATCGGTATTGTCCGTGAGCTTCTGGGCGCAGGCCAGATCTTTGGCGTGCAGGTGCTGCCCCTTGCTGACGCAGCATCCGGAAAAGCCGGCTTTACTCCGATCACCATCTTTGTCCTTGCACCGGGTGCCTTCTTTGTTCTGGCTATGCTGATCGCAATCATGAACACCATACGCGCAAAAGCCGAGAAAAAAGGCAAACCGCTGCCGGCGGCTTCCGGTTGTCTGGGCGGCGACTGCGCTACCTGCGGCAACGGTGTATGCATCAGCAGAAGTGCAGTAGTAGCTGTTGGCGATACCGCAGCACAGAAAACGGAAGAATAG
- a CDS encoding RnfABCDGE type electron transport complex subunit G, whose amino-acid sequence MTKSRIKDALILFLITIIAGVALGAVYYVTKAPIAQAEYNKIQSAYREVMPDAKKFVDLPTFKADDTETILKKAGLSEHNTINGCVQGLDGSGQLVGYVITVKDDNSYGGDIVLSMGILKDGTVTGYSLTTINDTAGLGMKAKDEAFSSQFKNKKVDFFEVTKSGAKSKDQIDAISGATITSKAVTYAVDSGIAYGKYLLNQTGGKVVK is encoded by the coding sequence ATGACGAAATCACGCATAAAAGACGCTCTGATTCTTTTCCTGATTACAATTATTGCAGGTGTTGCCCTGGGCGCAGTATATTATGTAACAAAAGCGCCGATTGCACAGGCGGAATATAATAAGATCCAGTCCGCATATCGGGAAGTCATGCCGGATGCCAAGAAGTTTGTGGATCTTCCGACCTTCAAAGCAGATGACACAGAGACGATCCTGAAAAAGGCCGGACTCAGTGAACACAATACCATCAACGGATGTGTCCAGGGACTCGACGGTTCCGGACAGCTGGTGGGATATGTCATTACAGTAAAAGACGACAACAGCTACGGCGGCGACATTGTCCTGTCCATGGGTATCTTAAAAGACGGAACAGTTACCGGATATTCACTGACCACCATCAATGATACCGCCGGCCTTGGTATGAAAGCTAAGGATGAAGCCTTCAGTTCACAGTTTAAAAACAAAAAAGTGGATTTCTTTGAAGTAACGAAATCAGGTGCCAAGTCGAAAGATCAGATTGACGCAATCAGCGGTGCCACCATTACTTCAAAAGCCGTCACCTACGCGGTGGATTCCGGTATTGCATATGGCAAATATCTGCTGAATCAGACAGGAGGCAAAGTAGTCAAATGA
- a CDS encoding RnfABCDGE type electron transport complex subunit D encodes MSNMYNVASSPHVRAKDNTQRIMLYVIISLLPASVFGIFNFGYRALILIVLTIAAAVVSEWIFDKITHRKNTVGDLSAVVTGLLLALNFPSTLPWWIALFGGAFAIIVVKCLFGGLGQNFMNPALGARCFLLLSFTSQMSNFQTDTYTGATPLALIRSGESVNTLDMFLGKTAGTIGETSVICLLIGAAFLIAMGVIDLRIPASYIIAFVVFIVLFGGHLTTGDFGTFVVSELCGGGLMLGAFFMATDYVTSPITPKGKIIYGIIAGILLGIFRMFGSMAEGCSYSIIFANLLVPLIERWTIPKPFGKGGEK; translated from the coding sequence GTGAGTAACATGTATAATGTGGCGTCATCCCCGCATGTGAGAGCAAAAGACAATACACAACGGATTATGCTGTATGTCATCATTTCTCTTTTGCCTGCATCGGTTTTCGGTATTTTCAATTTTGGATACCGGGCGCTGATTCTTATTGTATTAACAATTGCAGCAGCAGTTGTATCCGAATGGATTTTTGATAAAATCACCCATCGGAAGAATACAGTCGGAGATCTTTCGGCTGTTGTAACCGGTTTGCTTCTCGCACTGAACTTCCCGAGCACGCTCCCCTGGTGGATTGCCCTGTTTGGCGGTGCGTTTGCAATCATTGTTGTAAAATGCCTGTTCGGCGGTCTGGGCCAGAACTTTATGAACCCGGCACTGGGTGCCCGGTGTTTCCTTCTGCTGTCCTTTACCAGCCAGATGAGCAATTTCCAGACCGATACCTATACCGGAGCCACTCCGCTGGCCCTGATCCGCAGCGGCGAATCTGTGAACACCCTGGATATGTTTCTGGGCAAAACCGCAGGTACCATCGGCGAGACTTCTGTCATCTGCCTGCTGATCGGCGCGGCGTTCCTGATCGCCATGGGAGTCATTGATCTTCGGATCCCGGCTTCCTATATTATTGCGTTTGTAGTATTTATCGTCCTGTTTGGCGGACACCTTACCACCGGTGATTTCGGAACTTTTGTAGTATCTGAGTTATGCGGCGGCGGCCTGATGCTGGGTGCATTCTTTATGGCGACAGACTATGTCACCTCGCCGATTACGCCAAAAGGAAAAATCATTTACGGTATTATCGCAGGTATCCTGCTTGGTATTTTCCGTATGTTCGGTTCCATGGCAGAGGGCTGTTCCTACTCCATCATCTTCGCGAACCTTCTGGTTCCGCTGATTGAGCGCTGGACAATTCCGAAACCTTTCGGGAAAGGAGGAGAGAAGTAA
- the rsxC gene encoding electron transport complex subunit RsxC encodes MSLRTFKGGVHPYDGKELSKDRPVVEFKPSGDLVYPLSQHIGAPAKPVVKKGDQILRGQLIAEAGGFVSAPIYASASGTVKSIEKHRVAVGDMVDSIIVENDGQFTEAEFTPVEDPSALTKEEIIKKIQDAGIVGMGGAGFPTHVKLSPKEPDKIDYIIANCAECEPYITADYKRMMDYPEKLIDGMRIVLSLFDGAKGIFAIEDNKKDAILKLQEMTKNEPKMEVMALRTKYPQGSERQLIFATTGRAINSTMLPADAGCIVDNTETLVAIHQAVKEGRPLMERMVTITGDAIAEPGNFLCPTGTNFNELIAAAGGFRQEPEKVISGGPMMGFAVLTTDFPVTKTSSALLCMCKDQVSACETSACINCGRCVEVCPSRIVPSRLADYSENDRPELFEEWNGLECVECGSCSFICPAKRNLAQSIRAMKKSVIAEKRKKKA; translated from the coding sequence ATGAGTCTACGCACATTCAAGGGCGGGGTTCATCCATATGATGGCAAAGAGCTGTCCAAGGATCGGCCTGTGGTGGAATTCAAACCATCCGGCGACCTGGTATATCCTTTGTCCCAGCATATAGGTGCTCCGGCGAAGCCCGTTGTGAAAAAGGGAGATCAGATTCTGCGCGGACAGCTTATCGCAGAAGCAGGCGGATTTGTATCCGCTCCGATTTATGCATCAGCTTCCGGTACAGTCAAATCCATTGAAAAACATCGTGTTGCCGTAGGTGATATGGTGGATTCCATTATTGTGGAGAACGATGGACAGTTTACTGAGGCAGAATTCACTCCGGTGGAAGATCCATCCGCATTAACCAAAGAGGAAATCATCAAAAAAATTCAGGATGCCGGTATTGTCGGCATGGGCGGAGCAGGATTCCCTACTCATGTAAAACTTTCTCCGAAAGAACCGGACAAAATTGACTACATCATCGCCAACTGCGCCGAGTGCGAGCCGTATATCACCGCGGATTACAAGCGTATGATGGACTATCCGGAAAAACTGATTGACGGTATGCGTATCGTTCTTTCATTGTTTGACGGCGCAAAGGGCATCTTTGCGATTGAAGACAATAAGAAAGACGCCATCCTGAAACTTCAGGAAATGACGAAGAACGAACCGAAGATGGAAGTGATGGCGCTTCGCACCAAATATCCGCAGGGATCTGAGCGTCAGCTGATCTTTGCCACTACCGGAAGAGCGATTAATTCTACCATGCTCCCGGCAGATGCCGGCTGTATTGTAGACAATACAGAAACACTGGTGGCTATCCATCAGGCGGTAAAAGAAGGACGTCCTCTGATGGAACGTATGGTTACCATTACCGGTGACGCGATTGCGGAACCGGGCAACTTCCTTTGCCCTACCGGTACCAATTTCAATGAACTGATCGCCGCTGCCGGCGGATTCCGTCAGGAACCGGAAAAAGTGATTTCCGGCGGCCCTATGATGGGCTTTGCGGTTCTGACCACTGATTTCCCGGTTACCAAGACCTCCTCCGCGCTTCTGTGCATGTGCAAGGACCAGGTATCCGCATGCGAAACTTCCGCCTGCATTAACTGCGGCCGGTGTGTGGAAGTCTGTCCTTCACGGATTGTTCCGTCCCGGCTGGCGGATTATTCGGAAAATGACCGTCCGGAACTGTTTGAAGAATGGAATGGTCTGGAGTGTGTCGAGTGCGGCAGCTGCAGTTTCATCTGCCCGGCGAAGCGCAACCTGGCACAGTCAATCCGTGCCATGAAGAAATCCGTAATCGCTGAAAAGCGGAAGAAAAAAGCATAA
- a CDS encoding ribonuclease H-like domain-containing protein: MTEFRYNYNKRDILAPARQFITDHLLVLDIETTGLSPNKNMIYCIGLGYQDEGRIQVHQLFAETLEEEAEILSRLNQISRRFSQVLTFNGTTFDLPFLRRRSAFHGISCGIDHLRSLDLYREAMRIRRIFPMREYRQKSFEQFLGMQREDTMDGGALIPVFRRYTRQHQPEDLHLLRIHNQEDVYGLFPLLSLLAYNRLVEQGAFQIAEAGMTREEHPRLSVRIRLDHELPVSLQLLTEASGGAFLKNTDGLLEFPVHHGVLRHYFPDYRNYYYLPEEDTVIHKSIGKYVDSAHRSKATRENCFLSTETDYLQLKRFRKDSFLKRSLKDKDTYIDLTPWKESLQSGIAGLPADADPAFTDLLNRVICHWLSEYPEP, from the coding sequence ATGACAGAATTTAGATATAATTATAATAAAAGGGATATTTTGGCACCTGCACGGCAGTTTATCACCGATCATCTTCTGGTTCTGGATATCGAAACCACCGGATTGTCTCCAAATAAAAACATGATATACTGTATCGGTCTCGGCTATCAGGACGAAGGCCGTATTCAGGTTCATCAGCTCTTTGCGGAAACTCTGGAAGAAGAAGCGGAGATTCTCTCCCGGCTGAATCAAATCAGCCGCCGGTTTTCCCAGGTACTGACCTTTAACGGCACCACCTTTGACCTGCCGTTTCTGCGCAGGCGATCTGCTTTCCACGGCATTTCCTGCGGAATCGACCATCTGCGTTCCCTGGATCTCTACCGGGAGGCGATGCGCATCCGGCGCATATTTCCAATGCGGGAATACCGGCAGAAATCCTTTGAACAGTTCCTTGGGATGCAGCGGGAAGATACCATGGACGGCGGAGCCCTGATTCCCGTATTCAGGCGCTATACGCGTCAGCATCAGCCGGAAGATCTCCATCTGCTGCGCATCCACAACCAGGAAGATGTCTATGGCCTGTTTCCCCTGCTCTCGCTGCTGGCATACAACCGTCTGGTGGAACAGGGCGCCTTTCAGATCGCGGAAGCAGGCATGACCCGTGAGGAACACCCCAGGCTTTCTGTGCGGATCCGCCTGGACCATGAACTGCCGGTATCCCTTCAGCTTCTGACCGAAGCCTCCGGCGGCGCTTTTTTGAAGAATACCGACGGCCTGCTGGAATTCCCGGTGCATCACGGTGTGCTGCGCCACTATTTTCCGGATTACAGAAACTATTACTATCTTCCGGAAGAAGACACCGTAATTCACAAAAGCATCGGAAAATATGTGGATTCCGCCCATCGAAGCAAAGCAACACGGGAAAACTGTTTCCTTTCCACAGAGACGGACTACCTGCAGCTGAAGAGGTTCCGGAAGGATTCCTTTTTGAAACGTTCCCTGAAGGACAAAGACACCTATATCGATCTGACCCCCTGGAAAGAATCCCTGCAGTCCGGAATCGCCGGCCTTCCTGCCGATGCGGATCCGGCGTTTACAGATCTTTTGAACCGGGTCATCTGCCACTGGCTGTCTGAATACCCGGAGCCTTAA
- a CDS encoding bifunctional 4-hydroxy-3-methylbut-2-enyl diphosphate reductase/30S ribosomal protein S1, whose protein sequence is MRVELAQKAGFCFGVKRAMTAVRVQAAKTGKKVFTYGPMIHNAQVVKRLEAAGVQVIHRPEELAGRPDAVVIIRSHGITRREKEALEQTGCEVIDGTCPFVRNIHRIVQEADAAGRQVVIIGNAGHPEVEGICGWCGDREPIVLSSREEAENFSCSGNRKLCVVAQTTSNSTIFKELVEIIAEKGYDIEVHNTICSATRERQDAARKLSEKADAMIVIGDPSSSNSRKLKEICAEHCENTYFIQTKADLREIDFDCFGYVGITAGASTPNYIIEEVQNYMSEKSFEQMLDEFESFKTIKNGDVVEGTVIAVKPDEIALNIGYKSDGIISRNEYSNDANLDLTTVVKEGDTLEAKVVKVNDGEGQVILSKKRLDAEKCSEKLREAAEAGEVVKGVVTQVRSGGLIAEADETKVFIPASLISDIYEKDLNKYDGQEIEFIITEFNPRKRRIIGDRKQLILKEKAEKQKELLEKIHVGDVMEGTVKNITDFGAFIDLGGADGLLHISEMSWGRVDNPRKIYKNGDKVKVMIKDIRDTKIALSAKFPEENPWNNAAEKFAAGNIVTGKVARMTDFGAFVELTPGVDALLHVSQISRDHVNKPSDVLSVGQEIEAKIVDFNEDERKISLSMKALMKDEPEEAEEE, encoded by the coding sequence ATGAGAGTCGAATTAGCGCAAAAGGCAGGATTCTGCTTCGGGGTAAAACGGGCCATGACAGCTGTGCGGGTACAGGCCGCGAAAACCGGAAAAAAAGTCTTTACCTACGGCCCCATGATTCACAATGCCCAGGTGGTAAAACGGCTGGAAGCCGCAGGCGTACAGGTGATTCACCGGCCGGAAGAGCTGGCGGGCAGACCGGATGCTGTGGTGATCATCAGGTCCCACGGGATTACCAGGAGAGAAAAAGAGGCGCTGGAACAGACGGGATGTGAAGTCATTGACGGAACCTGTCCCTTTGTCCGGAATATTCACCGGATTGTGCAGGAGGCAGACGCAGCCGGCCGGCAGGTGGTGATTATCGGCAATGCGGGGCATCCGGAAGTGGAAGGGATCTGCGGCTGGTGCGGCGACAGGGAACCGATTGTCCTCAGCAGCAGGGAAGAAGCGGAGAATTTTTCCTGTTCCGGAAACCGAAAACTGTGTGTTGTGGCACAAACAACAAGTAATTCCACAATTTTCAAAGAATTAGTTGAAATTATTGCCGAAAAAGGTTATGATATAGAAGTTCATAATACGATATGCTCTGCCACTCGGGAACGTCAGGACGCTGCCCGGAAGCTTTCGGAGAAGGCAGACGCTATGATTGTGATAGGTGATCCGTCCAGTTCCAATTCACGCAAGCTGAAGGAGATCTGTGCGGAGCACTGTGAGAATACTTACTTCATACAGACAAAAGCAGATTTGCGAGAGATTGACTTTGACTGTTTCGGCTACGTAGGTATTACTGCAGGGGCTTCGACCCCAAACTATATTATAGAGGAGGTTCAAAATTACATGTCAGAGAAAAGTTTTGAACAAATGCTTGATGAATTCGAATCATTTAAAACAATTAAGAACGGAGATGTAGTCGAAGGTACTGTCATTGCTGTAAAACCAGATGAAATAGCGTTAAATATCGGCTATAAATCAGACGGAATCATTTCTCGCAATGAATATTCCAATGATGCAAACCTTGATCTTACTACCGTTGTGAAGGAAGGAGATACCCTGGAAGCCAAAGTTGTCAAAGTAAATGACGGCGAAGGTCAGGTAATCCTTTCCAAAAAACGTCTGGATGCTGAAAAGTGCAGCGAAAAACTGCGGGAAGCAGCAGAAGCAGGCGAAGTTGTCAAAGGTGTTGTTACACAGGTACGTTCCGGCGGCCTGATCGCAGAAGCAGACGAAACCAAAGTATTTATTCCGGCCAGCCTGATTTCCGACATCTATGAGAAAGACCTGAACAAATATGACGGTCAGGAGATTGAGTTCATTATTACAGAGTTCAACCCGCGCAAGAGAAGAATCATCGGCGACCGCAAGCAGCTGATCCTGAAGGAGAAAGCTGAGAAGCAGAAAGAGCTTCTGGAGAAGATCCATGTAGGCGACGTGATGGAAGGTACCGTTAAGAATATTACAGATTTCGGTGCGTTCATTGATCTGGGCGGCGCAGACGGACTGCTTCATATTTCCGAGATGTCCTGGGGCCGTGTGGATAACCCGCGCAAGATTTACAAAAACGGCGACAAAGTGAAAGTCATGATCAAAGATATCCGTGACACCAAGATCGCCCTGAGCGCAAAATTCCCGGAGGAGAATCCGTGGAACAACGCAGCGGAGAAATTTGCGGCAGGCAATATTGTAACAGGTAAAGTAGCCCGTATGACAGACTTTGGTGCATTTGTAGAACTGACACCGGGTGTTGACGCGCTGCTGCATGTATCTCAGATTTCCAGAGATCATGTCAACAAACCGTCTGACGTACTTTCTGTAGGCCAGGAGATCGAAGCGAAGATCGTTGATTTCAACGAAGACGAGCGCAAGATCAGCTTAAGCATGAAAGCACTGATGAAAGACGAGCCGGAAGAAGCGGAAGAAGAGTAA
- the cmk gene encoding (d)CMP kinase yields the protein MGFNIAIDGPAGAGKSTIARTLAEDLGFLYVDTGALYRALAYDFLTAGIAADDRDAVQKECGNVRVALAYEDGRQKVLLNGRDISDKIRAEEVGKMASGTSGYDFVRSKLLRTQQEIAAANDVIMDGRDIGTCVLPDAQLKIYLTASVHTRGMRRYKELVEKGETCSLEEIEQDIAARDRADMTREISPLKQAEDAVLVDSSDMSIEEVVTCIRALAEKAGLQTEGQGKESVRK from the coding sequence ATGGGCTTTAATATCGCAATCGACGGGCCTGCGGGCGCAGGCAAAAGTACAATCGCAAGAACGCTGGCAGAAGACCTGGGGTTTCTGTATGTGGATACCGGGGCGCTTTACCGCGCGCTGGCATACGATTTTCTGACTGCGGGTATCGCGGCGGATGACCGGGACGCGGTTCAGAAAGAATGCGGAAACGTGCGTGTGGCGCTGGCTTATGAGGACGGCAGACAGAAAGTGCTTCTGAACGGCAGGGATATCTCTGATAAAATCCGGGCGGAAGAAGTCGGAAAAATGGCTTCCGGTACCAGCGGTTATGATTTTGTAAGAAGCAAACTGCTGCGCACCCAGCAGGAAATCGCAGCTGCCAATGATGTGATTATGGACGGCAGGGATATCGGAACCTGCGTGCTTCCGGATGCTCAGCTCAAAATCTATCTGACGGCCAGTGTGCATACCAGAGGAATGCGCCGTTACAAAGAACTGGTGGAAAAGGGAGAAACCTGCAGTCTGGAAGAAATCGAACAGGATATCGCAGCCAGGGACCGGGCGGATATGACCCGGGAGATTTCCCCCTTAAAACAGGCAGAAGACGCAGTTCTCGTGGACTCATCGGATATGTCCATTGAGGAAGTGGTCACCTGCATCCGCGCGCTGGCGGAAAAAGCAGGACTTCAGACGGAGGGACAGGGAAAGGAATCCGTCAGGAAATGA
- a CDS encoding NAD(P)/FAD-dependent oxidoreductase, with translation MTEVLVVGGGAAGMMAAISAAEAGNRVTLLEHTEKTGKKIYITGKGRCNVTNACETSDFFSHVSRNEKFLYSAVYSFDNQAVMQWFEAHGTPLKTERGERVFPRSDHASDIIRALNRGLKETGVQVCLNTEVTEILTADGKVSGVRIRDPRRQKKDLAAEAVILATGGMSYPSTGSDGSGFRLVKKLGHRVTELRPSLVPMETKEPYIRELQGLSLRNVELTVWQKNRCLFEEFGELMFTHFGITGPLVLRASSLLPDRALKEELSFRINLKPALDRETLDHRILRDFSGQANRKFGNSLNHLLPSKLIPVIIRLSGIPEDKKVNAVTREERRRLAELIQAFPGTITGLRGFREAIVTRGGVSVKEVDPSTMESRLVPGLYLTGEMLDTDAVTGGFNLQIAWSTGHLAGSSIAERK, from the coding sequence ATGACAGAGGTACTTGTAGTCGGAGGAGGGGCCGCCGGAATGATGGCGGCGATTTCCGCCGCAGAAGCCGGGAACCGGGTGACCCTGCTGGAACATACGGAAAAAACCGGGAAAAAAATATATATTACCGGAAAAGGGCGCTGTAATGTGACCAATGCCTGTGAGACATCCGATTTCTTTTCCCATGTATCAAGAAATGAAAAGTTTCTCTACAGTGCGGTATACTCTTTTGACAATCAGGCAGTTATGCAGTGGTTTGAAGCACATGGGACGCCGCTGAAGACAGAACGGGGCGAACGGGTTTTTCCCCGGTCCGACCATGCTTCGGACATTATCAGGGCCCTGAACCGGGGACTGAAGGAAACGGGAGTGCAGGTCTGTCTGAACACAGAAGTGACAGAAATACTGACGGCGGACGGAAAGGTGTCCGGTGTGAGAATCCGCGATCCCCGGCGACAGAAAAAGGACCTGGCAGCCGAAGCAGTGATACTGGCCACCGGCGGCATGTCCTATCCTTCCACCGGATCTGACGGAAGCGGCTTCCGTCTGGTGAAAAAACTGGGACACAGGGTAACCGAGCTCCGGCCTTCCCTGGTTCCGATGGAAACGAAAGAACCCTACATCCGGGAACTCCAGGGACTTTCGCTGCGCAACGTAGAGCTGACAGTCTGGCAGAAAAACCGCTGCCTGTTTGAAGAGTTCGGCGAGCTGATGTTTACCCATTTCGGGATCACCGGACCGCTGGTGCTGCGGGCCTCCAGTCTTCTCCCGGACCGGGCGCTGAAAGAAGAGCTGTCATTTCGGATCAACCTGAAGCCGGCCCTGGATCGGGAAACCCTGGATCACAGGATTTTAAGAGATTTTTCCGGGCAGGCAAACAGAAAGTTCGGCAATTCCCTGAACCATCTGCTGCCTTCCAAACTGATTCCGGTGATCATCCGTCTTTCCGGGATTCCGGAAGACAAGAAAGTGAATGCCGTTACCCGGGAAGAGCGGCGCCGTCTGGCAGAACTGATCCAGGCTTTCCCCGGTACCATTACAGGCCTTCGCGGGTTTCGGGAGGCAATTGTTACCCGGGGCGGGGTATCGGTAAAAGAAGTGGATCCCTCCACGATGGAATCCCGCCTGGTACCCGGCTTGTATCTGACGGGGGAAATGCTGGACACGGATGCGGTTACCGGAGGATTTAATCTGCAGATTGCCTGGTCTACCGGACATCTTGCAGGAAGCAGTATAGCAGAAAGGAAGTAA
- the scpB gene encoding SMC-Scp complex subunit ScpB → MNPKECEAAIEAILFSMGDSVSAEALAHAAGISREDVVRVVSGLKDKYSRADSGIQIIELDGSYQLCTKPELYEYLIRIARQPKQQILTDVILETLSIIAYKQPVTRAEIERIRGVSCAHSINKLLEYGLIKELGRLDAPGKPLLFGTTEEFLRCFSVHSTDDLPQISQEKIEEFKEEAAREAQITLDI, encoded by the coding sequence ATGAACCCCAAAGAGTGTGAGGCTGCCATTGAGGCCATATTGTTTTCCATGGGAGACTCTGTGTCGGCAGAGGCCCTGGCCCATGCAGCGGGCATCAGCCGGGAAGATGTGGTCCGCGTGGTTTCCGGCCTGAAGGATAAATACAGCCGGGCAGACAGCGGAATCCAGATCATCGAGCTGGACGGATCCTATCAGCTGTGCACCAAGCCGGAACTCTACGAATATCTGATACGGATCGCAAGACAGCCGAAACAGCAGATCCTGACGGATGTAATCCTGGAAACCCTGTCAATCATTGCATACAAACAGCCGGTTACCAGGGCGGAAATCGAGCGGATCCGGGGCGTGTCCTGCGCCCATTCCATCAATAAGCTTCTGGAATACGGTCTGATTAAGGAGCTGGGACGCCTGGACGCACCGGGCAAACCATTGCTGTTCGGCACCACAGAAGAATTTCTGCGCTGCTTCTCGGTACATTCCACCGATGACCTTCCGCAGATTTCCCAGGAAAAAATTGAGGAATTTAAGGAAGAAGCCGCAAGGGAAGCGCAGATCACGCTGGATATCTAG
- a CDS encoding segregation/condensation protein A, protein MELNVKLEAFEGPLDLLLHLIEKNKVDIYDIPIAVIADQYLDYLEQMDREDLDSMSSFLVMAATLLDIKARMLLPDKEEEEGEEETDPRAELVEQLLQYKMYKYMSMVLKDRQLDAGKVIYRRRHLPEAVVSYEEPLDLEQLTAGYDMNRLHEIFLSVMRRQADKIDPVRSGFGRIRKEEVSIEDRTDFLKKYAAAHHQFSFRNLLQKQHSKAEVIVTFLAVLELMKSGLIAVRQEHLFDDILIESKVPDERRKEADHEPQRV, encoded by the coding sequence GTGGAACTGAACGTGAAGCTGGAGGCTTTTGAGGGACCCCTTGACCTTCTTCTGCATCTGATTGAGAAAAACAAGGTGGATATCTATGATATTCCGATTGCGGTGATCGCCGACCAGTATCTGGACTATCTGGAACAGATGGATCGGGAAGACCTGGATTCCATGAGTTCCTTTCTTGTGATGGCTGCCACCCTGCTGGATATCAAGGCCCGTATGCTGCTTCCCGACAAGGAAGAAGAGGAGGGGGAAGAAGAGACGGATCCCAGGGCGGAACTGGTGGAACAGCTGCTGCAGTATAAGATGTATAAATACATGTCCATGGTATTGAAGGACCGTCAGCTGGACGCCGGAAAAGTGATCTACCGCCGCCGTCATCTGCCGGAAGCAGTGGTTTCCTATGAAGAGCCGCTGGATCTGGAGCAGCTGACTGCCGGCTATGATATGAACCGACTCCATGAGATTTTTCTCTCGGTAATGCGCAGGCAGGCGGATAAGATCGATCCGGTACGGTCCGGATTCGGCAGAATCCGCAAAGAAGAAGTATCCATCGAAGACCGGACAGATTTTCTGAAAAAGTACGCGGCTGCGCATCATCAGTTCAGTTTTCGGAATCTGCTGCAGAAGCAGCACTCCAAAGCAGAGGTGATTGTTACGTTTCTGGCAGTCCTGGAACTGATGAAATCCGGACTGATCGCAGTCCGTCAGGAGCATCTGTTTGATGATATTCTGATTGAATCAAAGGTTCCGGACGAAAGACGGAAGGAGGCGGATCATGAACCCCAAAGAGTGTGA